Proteins from a single region of Acidianus ambivalens:
- a CDS encoding AsnC family protein, with amino-acid sequence MLIEKEYLKLSEILYYLQRFGDLNPKIISAISRIRDADKLIQWLRENYHYRLAPFPRYEALGLKKYYVTIYSNYYRLPLLDLYDVFDGITTFIFRDVNNPLVINTAIYFTSTSFDKVLDYLQDEGVIFHYDIHKVNEEKFYPIDYSIFNFNKGVFEGLLSSPREPFELPDLSEGFSPDDLDVKILGKKQERSVSSLKDLSSLLGVSFKDVLYHTQAHVIGKGLIKFYSVYLYKPDFRLEVNFKEEEVLEELSKIPSMYYVYKLDDKSYVAHILDSSSTLLSYLKFISSLKEKDTIETYLHPYDQQYMITASIPYEHFEKGRWNFNTEVMMLRAEKLVKKIEEKEENEE; translated from the coding sequence GTGTTAATCGAAAAAGAATATCTTAAGCTTTCTGAGATTTTGTATTATTTACAGAGATTTGGCGATTTAAATCCCAAGATAATTAGTGCAATTTCCAGAATAAGAGATGCGGATAAATTAATTCAATGGTTAAGGGAAAATTACCATTATAGACTTGCTCCTTTTCCTAGGTACGAAGCTTTAGGTTTAAAGAAGTATTATGTTACAATTTACTCAAATTATTATAGGCTACCTCTCCTAGATCTTTATGACGTATTCGATGGTATAACAACTTTCATATTTCGAGACGTTAATAATCCTCTTGTTATTAATACTGCAATTTATTTCACGTCAACTAGTTTTGACAAAGTTTTAGATTACCTGCAGGACGAAGGAGTAATATTCCATTACGATATCCATAAGGTTAATGAGGAGAAATTTTACCCGATAGATTATTCTATTTTTAATTTTAATAAAGGAGTATTTGAAGGTCTCTTGAGCTCTCCTAGAGAGCCTTTCGAGTTACCTGATTTATCTGAAGGCTTCTCTCCTGACGATCTGGACGTAAAAATTTTAGGAAAGAAACAAGAAAGAAGCGTGTCTTCGCTTAAGGATTTATCTTCGCTGCTAGGAGTCTCTTTTAAAGACGTACTTTACCACACTCAAGCACACGTAATAGGGAAAGGATTAATAAAATTCTATAGCGTTTATCTTTATAAGCCGGACTTTAGACTTGAGGTCAATTTCAAGGAGGAAGAGGTTTTAGAGGAGTTATCTAAAATTCCTTCCATGTACTACGTTTATAAGTTAGATGATAAAAGTTACGTGGCTCATATCCTAGACTCTTCGTCCACGTTACTTTCCTACCTAAAGTTTATCTCATCACTAAAGGAGAAGGACACAATAGAAACTTACTTGCATCCTTACGATCAACAATATATGATAACTGCCTCAATTCCTTATGAGCACTTTGAGAAAGGAAGGTGGAATTTCAACACGGAAGTTATGATGCTAAGGGCAGAGAAGTTAGTAAAGAAAATTGAGGAGAAAGAAGAGAACGAAGAATAA
- the narI gene encoding respiratory nitrate reductase subunit gamma, with protein MSDLLNLLLWVVYPYISITIFLTGHVYTYTLRRYYWSARSTELLEKRMQSWSSYLFHYGIIIVLIGHIVGIAIPTAILLALGISLTLHTELAFYLGGIFGTITLIGIIGLITRYLTNPRVRATLRFTDYLVYIILIVTIVLGLYNTLVVHPEYETTVGPWLQGLLSLHPNPNFMNDVPLLLKVHIAVSMFLYIIWPFSRLVHVWSFPVTYLWRPYIIYRSPLVKIRQLKDKQW; from the coding sequence ATGTCTGACCTCTTAAATCTGCTGTTATGGGTTGTGTATCCATATATATCGATTACAATTTTTCTTACTGGACATGTATACACATATACATTAAGAAGATATTATTGGAGCGCCAGATCTACTGAGTTATTAGAAAAAAGGATGCAATCGTGGTCCTCATATCTTTTTCATTATGGAATAATTATTGTATTAATAGGGCATATAGTAGGAATAGCAATTCCGACAGCAATCTTACTCGCACTAGGTATATCGCTAACTTTGCACACGGAACTTGCATTTTATTTAGGAGGAATATTTGGAACTATTACACTAATAGGAATTATAGGATTAATCACAAGATATCTTACTAATCCTAGAGTAAGAGCTACATTAAGATTTACTGATTATCTCGTGTATATAATTCTGATAGTAACTATAGTCTTAGGTCTATATAATACATTAGTAGTGCACCCAGAGTACGAAACTACTGTAGGACCGTGGTTACAAGGTTTACTATCGCTTCATCCTAACCCGAATTTCATGAATGACGTTCCTTTATTACTAAAAGTTCATATAGCAGTCTCAATGTTCCTTTATATAATATGGCCTTTTAGTAGATTAGTTCATGTATGGAGCTTTCCAGTAACCTATTTATGGAGACCTTATATAATATATAGAAGCCCACTAGTGAAGATTAGACAACTCAAAGACAAACAATGGTGA
- the narH gene encoding nitrate reductase subunit beta — protein MKVMVQFAAVFNLDKCLGCHACSIACKNLWTNREGTEYMWWNNVETKPGPGYPNQWEDQDKWHGGWILTKDGKLKLAIGGRIARLLELFSNPYLPTIDDYYEPFTYTYSDLVKQDDGKQPVAKPISLISKKPIEIDKGPNWNDDLAGGTETILQDPNVKKLQDKIKTDFENAFMMYLPRICNHCLNPSCMAACPAGAIYKRVEDGIVLTDQQKCRGWRFCIAACPYKKVYYNWSTGKAEKCILCYPRIENGQPPACFQQCVGRIRYIGPVFYDADRVLWAVSAGDPKEIIDRHLEIILDPYDPDVVKNAKENGIDEDFIKTAQRTPVYKMMKVWRIALPLHPEYRTLPMVWYIPPLSPIVENMKISDEQIFPLVDQMRIPLEYLASLFTAGDVDRVKNVLKKLLALRIYQRYIRLHKNPPGWIFKETSLTEKDFEEMYKVLAIAKIEDRFVIPTAHKEKAIKMFEEEIAPEYGQGHRGMEIAAKKPRDLRLRA, from the coding sequence ATGAAAGTTATGGTACAATTTGCGGCGGTATTTAATTTAGATAAATGCCTGGGATGTCATGCTTGCAGCATTGCATGCAAGAATCTATGGACTAATAGAGAAGGTACTGAGTATATGTGGTGGAATAACGTTGAAACTAAGCCGGGTCCAGGATATCCGAATCAGTGGGAGGATCAAGATAAATGGCATGGCGGATGGATATTAACTAAAGATGGAAAACTAAAGTTAGCGATAGGAGGAAGGATAGCTAGGCTACTGGAACTCTTCTCTAATCCTTATTTACCTACAATTGACGACTATTACGAGCCGTTTACTTATACATATAGCGATTTAGTAAAACAAGATGATGGAAAACAGCCAGTAGCGAAGCCAATCTCGTTAATCTCTAAAAAACCGATTGAAATAGACAAGGGTCCTAACTGGAATGATGATCTGGCTGGAGGAACGGAGACAATATTACAAGATCCTAATGTCAAGAAACTGCAAGATAAAATAAAGACCGATTTCGAGAATGCCTTCATGATGTATTTGCCGAGAATATGTAACCATTGTCTTAACCCCTCATGTATGGCGGCTTGTCCTGCAGGTGCTATTTATAAGAGAGTAGAAGATGGGATAGTGCTCACAGATCAACAGAAATGTAGAGGTTGGAGATTCTGTATAGCAGCTTGTCCATATAAAAAGGTATATTATAATTGGAGTACTGGAAAAGCCGAAAAATGCATACTGTGTTATCCAAGGATAGAGAACGGACAACCGCCAGCTTGTTTTCAACAGTGCGTCGGTAGGATTAGATACATTGGTCCCGTATTCTATGATGCTGACAGAGTTTTGTGGGCTGTCTCTGCTGGAGACCCTAAAGAAATTATTGATAGACATCTTGAGATTATCTTAGATCCTTATGATCCAGATGTCGTAAAAAATGCTAAGGAAAATGGAATCGATGAGGACTTCATAAAAACAGCTCAAAGAACGCCTGTTTATAAAATGATGAAAGTGTGGAGAATTGCGTTACCGTTACATCCCGAATATAGAACACTGCCTATGGTATGGTATATCCCACCTTTAAGCCCAATCGTGGAAAACATGAAGATTTCGGATGAACAAATATTCCCGTTAGTGGATCAAATGAGAATTCCACTAGAATACTTAGCGTCGCTATTTACTGCTGGAGATGTTGATAGGGTTAAGAATGTTTTGAAAAAATTGTTGGCTCTAAGAATTTACCAAAGATATATAAGATTACATAAAAATCCCCCAGGATGGATATTCAAAGAAACTAGCCTAACTGAAAAAGATTTTGAAGAAATGTATAAAGTGCTAGCCATAGCAAAAATAGAGGATAGATTTGTAATACCAACTGCACATAAAGAAAAAGCAATCAAGATGTTTGAAGAGGAAATAGCTCCAGAATATGGGCAAGGGCATAGAGGTATGGAAATTGCTGCTAAAAAGCCTAGAGATTTGAGGTTGAGAGCATGA
- the narJ gene encoding nitrate reductase molybdenum cofactor assembly chaperone, whose product MNRGLLVIIADLLEYPAYWLPKLSEFEAKLVKINDPFMAEFLKEVKSIEPIDLEEIYVSTFDFSKETTLNITYYYTGDEKQRGNNKRGILLLKLKELANINTEKELPDYLPNLIRFIANNANENTKEILELIKLPLKELTINLKAKNSIFYYILVSLYKELYLGDPDV is encoded by the coding sequence ATGAATAGGGGGCTTCTTGTTATTATAGCGGATTTGCTTGAATATCCTGCTTATTGGCTTCCCAAATTAAGTGAATTTGAGGCAAAATTAGTCAAGATAAATGATCCTTTCATGGCCGAATTCCTCAAAGAGGTTAAATCAATAGAACCTATAGATTTGGAGGAAATTTATGTCAGTACGTTCGATTTTAGCAAAGAAACAACATTAAACATAACATATTATTATACGGGAGATGAAAAACAAAGAGGAAATAATAAACGTGGGATATTATTATTAAAATTAAAAGAGTTAGCTAATATCAACACTGAAAAAGAGCTACCAGATTATCTGCCAAATCTAATCCGATTTATTGCAAATAATGCCAATGAGAATACTAAAGAGATATTGGAACTTATTAAGCTTCCATTGAAGGAGTTAACCATCAACCTAAAAGCTAAGAATTCAATTTTTTATTATATTCTCGTTTCATTATATAAAGAATTGTATTTAGGTGATCCAGATGTCTGA